Proteins co-encoded in one Dendropsophus ebraccatus isolate aDenEbr1 chromosome 9, aDenEbr1.pat, whole genome shotgun sequence genomic window:
- the LOC138802141 gene encoding gamma-crystallin-3-like produces MVSYRCTADSLRQPTSMGKIVFYEDKNFQGRSYECNCDSADLHSFLSRCNSIRVENGNWMIYEHPNYKGHQYFLRKGEYPNYQQWLGFNDSVRSCRMTPQHRGAFRIRVYEKEDFGGHMMEFTEDCPHVQEQFRYNDIYSCSIPEGHWIFYEEPNYRGHQYYLRPGDYRRYSEWGASSPKVGSIKRVQDIY; encoded by the exons ATGGTATCCTACAGATGTACTGCCGACAGTCTGCGACAACCAACCAGTATGGGGAAG ATTGTTTTTTATGAAGACAAAAACTTCCAGGGCCGCTCCTATGAGTGCAACTGTGACTCTGCTGATCTCCACTCCTTCCTTAGCCGCTGCAACTCCATCCGTGTGGAGAATGGAAACTGGATGATCTATGAACATCCAAACTACAAGGGACACCAGTATTTCCTAAGGAAAGGAGAATATCCAAATTATCAACAGTGGTTGGGTTTCAATGACTCTGTGAGGTCCTGTCGGATGACACCACAA CACCGTGGCGCCTTCAGAATAAGAGTTTACGAGAAGGAAGATTTTGGAGGTCATATGATGGAATTCACAGAAGACTGTCCACATGTCCAAGAACAGTTCCGCTACAATGACATCTACTCTTGCAGCATTCCTGAAGGCCACTGGATCTTCTATGAGGAGCCCAACTATAGGGGACACCAATACTATTTAAGGCCTGGTGACTACAGAAGATATTCTGAATGGGGAGCAAGCAGTCCCAAAGTTGGCTCTATCAAAAGGGTTCAGGATATTTATTAA
- the LOC138802143 gene encoding gamma-crystallin-3-like, whose product MHRPHQLTIMGKIIFYEDRNFQGRSYECSSDCSELNSYFSRCNSIRVENGNWMLYEHPNYRGNQYFLKRGEYSDFSHWTSHNDSIRSCRIIPQHQGSFRIRIYEREDFNGAMLEFIQDCPHVHEEFRYPDIHSCNVLEGHWIFYEEPNYRGRQYYLRPGEYRRYSDWGANNSSVGSFRRVQEFY is encoded by the exons ATCATCTTCTATGAGGACAGGAACTTTCAGGGACGCTcttatgagtgcagctctgactgTTCTGAACTTAACTCATACTTCAGTCGCTGCAACTCTATCCGCGTAGAAAATGGAAACTGGATGCTGTATGAGCACCCCAACTATAGGGGTAATCAGTACTTCCTGAAAAGAGGAGAGTATTCTGACTTCTCTCATTGGACAAGCCACAATGACTCCATTAGGTCTTGTCGCATAATTCCACAA CACCAAGGTTCATTCAGAATCAGAATTTATGAGAGAGAAGACTTCAATGGTGCAATGTTGGAGTTTATACAAGATTGTCCTCATGTACATGAAGAATTTAGGTATCCTGATATCCACTCCTGCAACGTTCTGGAGGGTCATTGGATCTTTTATGAGGAGCCAAACTACAGAGGACGTCAGTATTACCTGAGACCTGGGGAATACAGGAGATACAGCGACTGGGGGGCAAATAACTCTAGTGTTGGATCCTTTAGACGTGTTCAAGAGTTCTACTGA